The following coding sequences lie in one Angustibacter luteus genomic window:
- a CDS encoding GNAT family protein, whose protein sequence is MADHSPTDPLTVPATGRWPADGIAGAGIRLRVWRPDDLAALLELLSDPEMRRWSPMIEPPSEADCVARIGKAMQAETDGRPNAFAIVDEADPSRVLGSMDWRKDHPMVEFSIVDVGYGVAATARGRGVASAALRLLGDWLLDPAGGDVHRVQLDHAVENEGSCRTALRAGFAIEGRRDVFLPLRETAQSPLVRHDVCLHGQVRR, encoded by the coding sequence ATGGCCGACCACTCCCCCACCGATCCCCTGACCGTGCCGGCGACCGGGCGGTGGCCGGCGGACGGGATCGCCGGCGCCGGGATCCGCCTGCGGGTCTGGCGTCCGGATGACCTCGCGGCCCTGCTCGAGCTGCTGTCCGACCCCGAGATGCGGCGCTGGTCACCGATGATCGAGCCGCCGAGCGAGGCCGACTGCGTGGCCCGGATCGGCAAGGCCATGCAGGCGGAGACGGACGGGCGGCCGAACGCGTTCGCCATCGTGGACGAGGCCGACCCCTCCCGGGTGCTCGGCAGCATGGACTGGCGCAAGGACCACCCGATGGTCGAGTTCTCGATCGTGGACGTCGGCTACGGCGTCGCCGCGACGGCCCGGGGCCGTGGGGTGGCCAGCGCCGCGCTGCGGCTGCTGGGCGACTGGCTGCTGGACCCCGCGGGCGGCGACGTGCACCGGGTCCAGCTCGACCACGCGGTGGAGAACGAGGGCTCGTGCCGCACCGCGCTGCGCGCGGGCTTCGCCATCGAAGGACGCCGCGACGTGTTCCTGCCCCTGCGCGAGACGGCGCAGTCGCCGCTGGTGCGGCACGATGTCTGCCTGCACGGGCAGGTCCGCCGCTAG
- a CDS encoding GNAT family N-acetyltransferase, with protein sequence MGDVQIEVSDRADRHRYEATVDGEVAGKAFYRRDHTTVTFTHTEVDDAFEGQGVGSTLVRWALDDVRRQGLRVRPLCPFVKAYIERHPEYADLVVPAEAP encoded by the coding sequence ATGGGTGACGTGCAGATCGAGGTCAGCGACCGGGCCGACAGGCACCGCTACGAGGCGACGGTGGACGGCGAGGTGGCTGGCAAGGCGTTCTACCGCCGGGACCACACCACCGTGACGTTCACCCACACGGAGGTGGACGACGCGTTCGAGGGTCAGGGCGTGGGCTCCACGCTGGTGCGCTGGGCGCTGGACGACGTCCGCCGGCAAGGCCTGCGGGTGCGCCCGCTCTGCCCGTTCGTGAAGGCGTACATCGAGCGCCACCCGGAGTACGCCGACCTCGTGGTGCCCGCCGAGGCGCCCTAG
- a CDS encoding GNAT family N-acetyltransferase, translating into MLPPTLTDEEHPDAITLRPHTEADVEAVLAMCSDPQVQRWTTVPVPYERQHAVDFIAGLESDDDLTWAVDATDDQGPPRFAGNLSLRPNRTGAADLGYALAPWARGRGVMSRALRQALTWGFRAPEEGGLGLVVVHWQAHVGNWPSRRVAWACGIRVEGTVRGLCPQRGLQHDAWIGSIVPGDPMEPISPWLAVPTLANGQVRLRPWRADDVPRVAQACADERTQRWLPGLPSPYTLADAQWYVGSRQDEAADGAGLYWCVADATSDECLGAISLMKLAGPLPDNEIGYWAHPDARGRGLLTAATRLVIEYALAPPAEGGLGVDRVTLRAATENSASRAVAERAGLLAYGTAHRVDRLRDGSVQDLELYEALADAVPPG; encoded by the coding sequence ATGCTGCCACCCACGTTGACCGACGAGGAGCACCCCGACGCGATCACGCTGCGGCCGCACACGGAGGCGGACGTCGAGGCCGTGCTGGCGATGTGCAGCGACCCGCAGGTGCAGCGCTGGACGACGGTGCCGGTGCCCTACGAGCGCCAGCACGCCGTCGACTTCATCGCCGGGCTCGAGTCGGACGACGACCTGACCTGGGCCGTCGACGCGACGGACGACCAGGGCCCGCCGCGGTTCGCGGGCAACCTCAGCCTGCGGCCCAACCGGACCGGCGCGGCCGACCTCGGGTACGCGCTGGCACCGTGGGCGCGCGGCCGCGGCGTGATGTCGCGCGCCCTGCGGCAGGCCCTGACCTGGGGGTTCCGCGCTCCTGAGGAGGGCGGGCTGGGCCTGGTGGTCGTGCACTGGCAGGCGCACGTCGGCAACTGGCCGTCGAGGCGGGTGGCCTGGGCCTGCGGGATCCGGGTCGAGGGGACGGTTCGCGGGCTGTGCCCCCAGCGCGGCCTGCAGCACGACGCCTGGATCGGCTCGATCGTGCCGGGCGACCCGATGGAGCCGATCTCCCCGTGGTTGGCCGTGCCGACGCTGGCGAACGGGCAGGTCCGGCTCCGGCCGTGGCGCGCGGACGACGTCCCGCGGGTCGCGCAGGCCTGCGCCGACGAGCGCACCCAGCGCTGGCTGCCCGGCCTGCCCTCGCCGTACACGCTGGCCGATGCGCAGTGGTACGTCGGCTCACGCCAGGACGAGGCAGCCGACGGGGCCGGGCTGTACTGGTGCGTGGCGGACGCGACCAGCGACGAGTGCCTGGGCGCGATCAGCCTGATGAAGCTCGCCGGGCCGTTGCCCGACAACGAGATCGGCTACTGGGCGCACCCCGACGCCCGCGGGCGCGGCTTGCTGACCGCGGCGACCCGGCTGGTCATCGAGTACGCCCTCGCCCCGCCGGCCGAGGGTGGGCTCGGGGTGGACCGGGTCACCCTGCGCGCCGCCACCGAGAACAGCGCGTCGCGGGCGGTCGCCGAGCGAGCGGGACTGCTGGCCTACGGCACCGCGCACCGGGTGGACCGGCTGCGGGACGGGTCCGTCCAGGACCTCGAGCTGTACGAGGCACTGGCGGACGCCGTCCCGCCGGGGTGA
- a CDS encoding GlxA family transcriptional regulator, with the protein MLRTVAVLLVEDCAPFEFGVICEVFGIDRTEEGVPLVDFRVCGEHPGRPLSLSVGAQVVPDHGLDDLGKADLVAVPAARIRDDYPPAVLDALRQAAANGATLLSVCSGAFLLGAAGLLDGRPCTTHWAHTDELAERFPLADIDPDVLYVDDGNLVTSAGTAAGIDAALHLVRREVSAAAATTIARRMVVPPQRDGGQRQFIEQPIPSCEADSLQPVLELMLSELRTEHTVATLARRASMSERTFARRFVAETGTTPHRWLTTQRVLLARQLLEDTSLGVDQVAERSGFGSSALLRHHFRKVVGVPPADYRRTFCRSSA; encoded by the coding sequence GTGCTGAGAACCGTCGCCGTACTGCTCGTCGAGGACTGCGCGCCCTTCGAGTTCGGGGTCATCTGCGAGGTGTTCGGGATCGACCGCACCGAGGAGGGCGTGCCCCTGGTGGACTTCCGGGTCTGTGGTGAGCACCCCGGCCGACCACTGAGCCTGAGCGTCGGCGCGCAGGTCGTGCCCGACCACGGCCTGGACGACCTGGGGAAGGCCGACCTGGTCGCCGTCCCCGCCGCGCGGATCCGGGACGACTACCCGCCCGCCGTCCTCGATGCCCTGCGCCAGGCCGCGGCGAACGGCGCGACCCTGCTGTCCGTGTGCAGCGGCGCCTTCCTGCTCGGCGCCGCGGGCCTGCTCGACGGACGCCCGTGCACCACCCACTGGGCGCACACCGACGAGCTCGCCGAGCGGTTCCCGCTCGCCGACATCGACCCGGACGTGCTGTACGTCGACGACGGCAACCTCGTGACCAGCGCCGGCACCGCCGCGGGTATCGACGCCGCCCTGCACCTGGTCCGCCGCGAGGTCAGCGCCGCGGCCGCGACCACCATCGCTCGGCGGATGGTCGTCCCCCCGCAGCGCGACGGCGGTCAGCGCCAGTTCATCGAGCAGCCCATTCCGAGCTGCGAGGCGGACAGCCTGCAGCCGGTGCTCGAGCTCATGCTGAGCGAGCTGCGCACCGAGCACACGGTCGCGACGTTGGCCCGACGGGCCAGCATGTCCGAGCGGACCTTCGCGCGGCGCTTCGTCGCCGAGACCGGCACCACACCGCACCGCTGGCTCACCACCCAGCGCGTGCTGCTCGCCCGCCAGCTGCTGGAGGACACCTCGCTCGGCGTCGACCAGGTCGCCGAGCGGTCCGGCTTCGGCTCGTCGGCGCTGCTGCGGCACCACTTCCGCAAGGTCGTCGGTGTCCCCCCTGCGGACTACCGACGTACGTTCTGCCGCAGCAGCGCCTAG
- a CDS encoding DUF4173 domain-containing protein, translating to MSEQPRPVPTTGWPTWPQRPPSATARALREFWALRSPGASTAVLGGCLAVALVAGPLTVGFTPGLGLAVVGALVWLPALPALVRGRRWLDLALAAASVALVAVVAVRDADWLVALCLLAALGAAAVVAGAARSTLAILLSGASWAVGVVRAVPWLRDGASQAAGGRRERVLSLVRSLALTLALLLVFGALFATADEVFASYLPSVSVRLLPGQVVVGVLALAVTASLAHLAGNPPSWSDLALAPARPARRLEWLLPVGSLAAMVVAFVLVQLGGVLGGHRHVLQAAHLTYAQYARHGFAQLVAVTLLTLVVVAVAARRAPRESARDRLVVRIALGVLCVGTLGVVASALRRVDLYVEAYGMSRLRMVLITGELFLAAVLLLVMVAGIRWRAAWLGRAVVLAAAVSVLALAALNPDARIVRYDAQAPLASDLDVSYLQGLSADAVPAMDALAEPLRSCLLSGVPVNAPQGWRDWSLGRSRAATVTAAATPAGAYADYACTQYFLATAP from the coding sequence ATGAGCGAGCAGCCGCGTCCCGTGCCCACCACCGGATGGCCCACCTGGCCCCAGCGACCGCCGTCCGCGACGGCTCGGGCGCTCCGCGAGTTCTGGGCGCTGCGGAGCCCAGGGGCGTCGACGGCGGTCCTCGGCGGCTGCCTGGCCGTGGCCCTGGTCGCCGGACCGCTGACCGTCGGGTTCACGCCCGGTCTCGGTCTCGCGGTGGTGGGGGCACTGGTCTGGCTGCCGGCGCTGCCCGCGCTGGTCCGGGGGCGGCGGTGGCTGGACCTGGCACTGGCCGCGGCGTCCGTCGCGCTGGTCGCGGTGGTGGCGGTCCGGGACGCCGACTGGCTGGTCGCCCTCTGCTTGCTGGCCGCCCTGGGCGCCGCCGCCGTCGTGGCCGGGGCGGCCCGCTCCACCCTCGCCATCCTGCTGAGCGGCGCGAGCTGGGCGGTGGGCGTCGTGCGGGCGGTGCCGTGGTTGCGGGACGGGGCGTCTCAGGCCGCAGGTGGACGGCGGGAACGGGTCCTGAGCCTGGTGCGCAGCCTCGCGCTGACCCTGGCGCTGCTGCTGGTGTTCGGCGCGCTCTTCGCCACGGCGGACGAGGTGTTCGCGAGCTACCTGCCCAGCGTCAGCGTGCGGCTGCTGCCCGGGCAGGTCGTGGTCGGCGTCCTCGCCCTGGCGGTCACGGCCAGCCTGGCGCACCTGGCCGGCAACCCGCCGTCCTGGTCGGACCTGGCGCTGGCACCGGCCCGGCCGGCCCGCCGGCTCGAGTGGTTGCTGCCGGTCGGCTCCCTGGCGGCGATGGTCGTGGCGTTCGTGCTGGTCCAGCTGGGTGGGGTGCTCGGCGGTCACCGGCACGTCCTGCAGGCGGCGCACCTGACCTACGCGCAGTACGCGCGGCACGGGTTCGCGCAGCTCGTCGCGGTGACCCTGCTGACCCTCGTGGTGGTGGCCGTAGCCGCGCGGCGGGCGCCGCGGGAGAGCGCGCGGGACCGGCTCGTGGTCCGGATCGCGCTCGGGGTGCTCTGCGTGGGCACCCTGGGGGTCGTCGCGTCCGCCCTGCGCCGGGTCGACCTGTACGTCGAGGCCTACGGCATGAGCCGGCTGCGGATGGTCCTGATCACCGGCGAGCTGTTCCTGGCCGCGGTACTGCTGCTCGTCATGGTGGCCGGGATCCGTTGGCGCGCAGCGTGGTTGGGTCGGGCCGTGGTGCTGGCGGCGGCCGTGTCCGTGCTGGCGCTGGCCGCGCTCAACCCGGACGCCCGGATCGTGCGGTACGACGCGCAGGCGCCGCTCGCGTCGGACCTGGACGTGTCGTACCTGCAGGGGCTGTCCGCGGACGCCGTCCCGGCGATGGACGCGCTGGCCGAGCCGCTGCGCTCGTGCCTGCTGTCGGGAGTCCCCGTCAACGCACCGCAGGGGTGGCGGGACTGGAGCCTGGGGCGCTCGAGGGCGGCCACCGTGACGGCGGCGGCGACGCCGGCCGGCGCCTACGCCGACTACGCCTGCACGCAGTACTTCCTGGCCACCGCGCCGTAG
- a CDS encoding MFS transporter, with product MERSRGARQDGGVRRFHVHRAWLVALVTFGALICAAGFRSSTGVLMEPLEDEFGWSRELTSGAVTLNLIVFGVTAPFAAALMERFGIRKVVASALCLVALGSGLTTLMTAPWQLVALWGLAVGLGTGAMALVLGAMVANRWFVKHRGLVTGLFSAASATGQLIFLPLIAYLAVHLGWRWSAALVAGAALLLVPLVLLFLADRPSDVGTTPYGADGTEPPDPVRAQGSPGRLALRTLRLSSRSGTFWVLAGTFFICGWSTNGLIGTHFVPAAHDHGMPVTTAASLLALIGVFDIVGTVASGWFTDRVDPRWLLVMYYALRGLSLLVVPALLGPSVHPNLFLFIVFYGLDWVATVPPTIALCRTHFGLERSSIVFGWVYASHMIGAGIAASFAGSIRERTGSYEVAWWTAGALCLAAAVAVLGIPSPGRRRRTPEPPPSTPDETLGRESAAGAVAH from the coding sequence ATGGAGCGGAGCCGGGGAGCCCGGCAGGATGGCGGGGTGAGAAGGTTCCACGTTCATCGCGCCTGGCTGGTCGCCCTGGTGACCTTCGGCGCGCTCATCTGCGCGGCGGGGTTCCGGTCGAGCACCGGCGTCCTGATGGAGCCGCTGGAGGACGAGTTCGGCTGGTCCCGCGAGCTGACCTCGGGCGCGGTGACGCTGAACCTCATCGTGTTCGGGGTGACCGCGCCGTTCGCGGCCGCACTGATGGAGCGCTTCGGCATCCGCAAGGTGGTGGCGTCCGCGCTGTGCCTGGTGGCACTCGGCTCGGGGCTGACCACCCTGATGACCGCGCCGTGGCAGCTGGTGGCGTTATGGGGGCTCGCCGTGGGGCTGGGCACGGGAGCGATGGCGCTCGTCCTGGGGGCGATGGTCGCGAACCGCTGGTTCGTGAAGCACCGCGGTCTGGTGACCGGGCTGTTCTCGGCGGCGTCCGCGACCGGACAGCTCATCTTCCTGCCGCTCATCGCCTACCTGGCGGTGCACCTGGGCTGGCGCTGGTCGGCCGCCCTGGTGGCCGGAGCAGCCCTGCTGCTCGTGCCCCTGGTGCTGCTCTTCCTGGCCGACCGGCCGTCGGACGTGGGCACCACCCCCTACGGCGCCGACGGCACCGAGCCCCCGGACCCGGTGCGGGCGCAGGGCTCACCGGGTCGGCTGGCCCTGCGCACGCTGCGCCTGTCGTCCCGCTCGGGCACCTTCTGGGTGCTGGCCGGCACGTTCTTCATCTGCGGCTGGTCGACGAACGGGTTGATCGGCACCCACTTCGTGCCCGCCGCGCACGACCACGGCATGCCCGTGACGACGGCGGCGAGCCTGCTCGCGCTGATCGGGGTCTTCGACATCGTCGGCACGGTGGCGTCCGGCTGGTTCACCGACCGGGTGGACCCGCGCTGGCTGCTGGTCATGTACTACGCGCTGCGCGGACTGTCGCTGCTCGTCGTCCCGGCCCTGCTCGGCCCGAGCGTGCACCCGAACCTGTTCCTGTTCATCGTGTTCTACGGCCTCGACTGGGTGGCGACCGTGCCGCCGACGATCGCCCTGTGCCGCACCCACTTCGGGCTCGAACGCTCCAGCATCGTGTTCGGGTGGGTGTATGCCTCGCACATGATCGGGGCGGGGATCGCAGCCAGCTTCGCCGGGTCGATCCGCGAGCGCACCGGGTCGTACGAGGTGGCCTGGTGGACCGCGGGAGCCCTGTGCCTGGCCGCCGCTGTCGCGGTGCTCGGGATCCCGTCCCCGGGACGACGGCGCCGGACGCCGGAGCCGCCGCCGTCGACCCCGGACGAGACGCTGGGGCGCGAGTCCGCCGCCGGCGCCGTGGCGCACTGA
- a CDS encoding winged helix-turn-helix domain-containing protein — MPLPERLTAGAARRIALAAQGFADPRPTGPVTMRHVQRAIDRLGIVQIDSVNVLARSQYVPFFSRLGPYDTALLDRARDRRPRRLVEYWAHAASLVPPSTLPLLRWRMERAREDAWGGMVRAEQEHPGLAAVILGEVRDRGPITAVDLEVAIAHDMPRDRTEWGWNWSVVKRLLELLFWAGEVTSSGRNSQFARLYDLPERVLPAEVVAAPTPDDDEAHRRLVSISAQAFGVATEFSLRDHFRLGVVEARQAVAELVDTGELVPVTVEGWKRPGYLHAAARRPRRVRARALVSPFDSLVWERARALDLFGFDYRIEIYVPAPQRRFGYYVLPFLLGDTLVARVDLKADRKADGGAGVLRVQSAWAEPSAPAQTPAELAAELVTMAGWLGLGSVAVAGRGDLAPALSEQLRA; from the coding sequence GTGCCGCTCCCGGAGCGGCTGACGGCGGGCGCGGCCCGGCGGATCGCGTTGGCGGCACAGGGTTTCGCCGACCCCCGCCCGACGGGTCCGGTGACGATGCGGCACGTGCAGCGCGCCATCGACCGGCTGGGGATCGTGCAGATCGACAGCGTGAACGTGCTGGCCCGCAGCCAGTACGTGCCCTTCTTCTCCCGGCTCGGTCCCTACGACACCGCGCTGCTGGACCGGGCCCGGGACCGCCGTCCGCGCCGGCTCGTCGAGTACTGGGCGCACGCGGCGAGCCTGGTGCCGCCGTCCACGCTCCCGTTGCTGCGCTGGCGGATGGAGCGGGCCCGGGAGGACGCGTGGGGTGGCATGGTCCGCGCCGAGCAGGAGCACCCGGGGCTGGCCGCGGTGATCCTCGGTGAGGTGCGCGACCGCGGCCCGATCACTGCGGTCGACCTGGAGGTGGCGATCGCGCACGACATGCCGCGCGACCGCACGGAGTGGGGCTGGAACTGGTCGGTGGTCAAGCGGCTGCTCGAGCTGCTGTTCTGGGCCGGCGAGGTGACGTCGTCGGGTCGCAACAGCCAGTTCGCCCGGCTCTACGACCTGCCGGAGCGGGTGCTGCCCGCGGAGGTCGTGGCGGCGCCGACGCCGGACGACGACGAGGCCCACCGCCGGCTCGTGTCCATCTCGGCCCAGGCGTTCGGGGTGGCCACCGAGTTCTCCCTGCGGGACCACTTCCGGCTCGGCGTGGTCGAGGCGCGGCAGGCAGTGGCGGAGTTGGTGGACACGGGCGAGCTGGTCCCGGTCACGGTCGAGGGGTGGAAGCGTCCGGGGTACCTGCACGCGGCGGCCCGGCGGCCGCGGCGGGTGCGGGCGCGAGCCTTGGTCAGCCCGTTCGACTCGCTGGTCTGGGAGCGCGCGCGGGCGCTCGACCTGTTCGGCTTCGACTACCGCATCGAGATCTACGTGCCGGCGCCCCAGCGTCGGTTCGGCTACTACGTGCTGCCCTTCCTGCTGGGGGACACCCTGGTCGCCCGGGTCGACCTCAAGGCGGACCGCAAGGCGGACGGCGGGGCCGGGGTGCTGCGGGTCCAGTCGGCGTGGGCGGAGCCGTCTGCGCCGGCGCAGACGCCGGCCGAGCTCGCCGCCGAGCTCGTGACGATGGCCGGCTGGCTCGGCCTGGGTTCCGTGGCCGTGGCGGGTCGCGGTGACCTCGCGCCCGCACTGAGTGAGCAGCTGCGCGCCTGA
- a CDS encoding DinB family protein encodes MTWTAPVPEPAPTLGTGSERAQLEEWLDQHRSTLLWKCSGLTAEQLKAEANPPSVLTLLGLVRHLADCERWWFTHHAAGLPMVELYCTDDEPNADFDGVPDAHAGADIETFWREVAASKAATAGLDLDAPVTTSSGRTVSVRWVFLHMLEEYARHNGHADLLREQVDGATGDFQHRASS; translated from the coding sequence ATGACCTGGACCGCGCCCGTGCCCGAGCCCGCCCCGACGCTGGGGACCGGATCCGAGCGAGCGCAGCTCGAGGAGTGGCTGGACCAGCACCGCTCGACGCTGCTCTGGAAGTGCTCCGGGCTGACCGCCGAGCAGCTGAAGGCCGAGGCGAACCCGCCGTCCGTGCTGACCCTGCTCGGCCTGGTCCGGCACCTGGCGGACTGCGAGCGCTGGTGGTTCACCCACCACGCGGCGGGGTTGCCGATGGTCGAGCTGTACTGCACGGACGACGAGCCGAACGCGGACTTCGACGGCGTGCCGGACGCGCACGCCGGCGCGGACATCGAGACCTTCTGGCGCGAGGTGGCGGCCTCGAAGGCCGCGACCGCCGGGCTGGACCTGGACGCGCCGGTGACGACGTCCTCGGGTCGGACCGTGAGCGTGCGCTGGGTCTTCCTGCACATGCTCGAGGAGTACGCGCGGCACAACGGGCACGCGGACCTGCTGCGCGAGCAGGTCGACGGCGCGACGGGCGACTTCCAGCACCGGGCGAGCAGCTGA
- a CDS encoding response regulator transcription factor, producing MGEGESIRVLVADDHALYRRGLEMVLGAEEGIEIVGEASDGAEAIRRVEELLPDVVLMDIRMPRRSGIEACTAIKDVVPSTKIVILTISDEESDLYEAVRAGANGYLLKDVPGEEIAAGIRAVASGQSLISPSMASKLLTEFASMIKKSEERPQLPVPRLTERELEVLKLVARGMANRDIAKELFISENTVKNHVRNILEKLQLHSRMEAVVYAVREKILDLT from the coding sequence GTGGGTGAAGGCGAGTCGATCCGGGTCCTGGTCGCGGACGACCACGCCCTCTACCGGCGTGGCCTGGAGATGGTGCTCGGTGCCGAGGAGGGCATCGAGATCGTCGGCGAGGCCAGCGACGGTGCGGAGGCGATCCGCCGGGTGGAGGAGCTGCTCCCCGACGTCGTGCTGATGGACATCCGGATGCCACGCCGCTCCGGCATCGAGGCGTGCACGGCCATCAAGGACGTCGTCCCGTCCACCAAGATCGTCATCCTGACGATCTCGGACGAGGAGTCCGACCTGTACGAGGCGGTGCGGGCGGGCGCGAACGGCTACCTGCTCAAGGACGTGCCGGGCGAGGAGATCGCCGCGGGCATCCGCGCGGTGGCCAGCGGGCAGTCGCTGATCAGCCCGTCGATGGCCAGCAAGCTGCTCACCGAGTTCGCCTCGATGATCAAGAAGAGCGAGGAGCGCCCGCAGCTGCCCGTCCCGCGGCTGACCGAGCGTGAGCTCGAGGTCCTCAAGCTGGTCGCGCGCGGCATGGCGAACCGGGACATCGCCAAGGAGCTCTTCATCAGCGAGAACACGGTGAAGAACCACGTGCGCAACATCCTGGAGAAGCTGCAGCTGCACTCGCGCATGGAGGCGGTCGTGTACGCCGTGCGCGAGAAGATCCTCGACCTGACCTGA
- the hpf gene encoding ribosome hibernation-promoting factor, HPF/YfiA family, translating to MEIVVTGRHVEVKDRFRRHLEEKLSKVEEVAPRIQRLSIVLSHEPNKRQVESSERIEITCHGKGPVVRAEAAATDYYVALDKATTKLLERLRRAHSRKVERRGKAAESLAQASARLAPELPELGEPQTNGTSDAAASSLDDSPIEIREKVHSAPPMTLEQALYEMELVGHDFFLFCDADTGQPSVVYRRRGWEYGVLHLDVEQNGAGSTASQRAAATG from the coding sequence GTGGAGATCGTGGTCACCGGACGGCACGTCGAGGTCAAGGACCGTTTCCGCCGCCATCTGGAGGAGAAGCTGTCCAAGGTCGAGGAGGTAGCCCCGCGGATCCAGCGCTTGTCGATCGTGCTCTCGCACGAGCCCAACAAGCGGCAGGTCGAGAGCAGCGAACGCATCGAGATCACCTGCCACGGCAAGGGTCCGGTCGTGCGCGCCGAGGCCGCGGCGACGGACTACTACGTCGCGCTGGACAAGGCCACCACGAAGCTCCTGGAGCGGTTGCGTCGCGCGCACAGCCGCAAGGTCGAGCGCCGGGGCAAGGCCGCGGAGTCACTGGCCCAGGCCTCCGCCCGGTTGGCCCCCGAGCTGCCGGAGCTCGGCGAACCGCAGACCAACGGCACCTCGGACGCCGCCGCGAGCTCCCTGGACGACAGTCCCATCGAGATCCGCGAGAAGGTGCACTCGGCCCCGCCGATGACCCTGGAGCAGGCGCTGTACGAGATGGAGCTGGTCGGCCACGACTTCTTCCTGTTCTGCGACGCCGACACCGGTCAGCCGAGCGTCGTCTACCGCCGTCGAGGCTGGGAGTACGGCGTCCTGCACCTGGACGTCGAGCAGAACGGGGCGGGTTCCACCGCGTCGCAACGCGCTGCCGCCACGGGCTGA
- a CDS encoding ComF family protein, with product MRELVDLVLAVRCAGCGADGARWCPGCAESLGGPPVRSERGDLQVWAAAPYDGVLREALNGWKDHGRADLDAVLAGALSTLLAHAPVAGLPGSGHGALVPVPSSATARRARGRQPVRDLALAVRPRRVVLPALRHGRPLTDQAGLGQQARARNLAGAMRVRSGWRGRLRGRPVWLVDDVVTSGATLLEAARALRAADAVVVGGVCLAATLRRRPNDLR from the coding sequence GTGAGGGAGCTGGTCGACCTGGTGCTGGCCGTGCGCTGCGCCGGCTGCGGCGCGGACGGCGCCCGCTGGTGCCCCGGCTGCGCCGAGAGCCTGGGCGGCCCACCGGTGCGCAGCGAGCGCGGCGACCTGCAGGTGTGGGCCGCGGCCCCCTACGACGGCGTCCTGCGCGAGGCGCTGAACGGCTGGAAGGACCACGGCCGGGCCGACCTGGACGCCGTCCTGGCCGGTGCGCTGTCCACCCTGCTCGCGCACGCGCCGGTCGCCGGACTGCCCGGCTCGGGCCACGGTGCCCTGGTCCCGGTGCCGTCGTCGGCGACGGCCCGGCGGGCCCGCGGCCGGCAGCCGGTGCGCGACCTGGCGCTCGCCGTCCGGCCCCGCCGGGTCGTGCTGCCCGCGCTGCGGCACGGGCGTCCGCTGACCGACCAGGCGGGGCTGGGGCAGCAGGCCCGGGCCCGCAACCTGGCGGGGGCGATGCGGGTCCGCAGCGGCTGGCGGGGGCGGCTGCGCGGTCGTCCGGTGTGGCTCGTCGACGACGTGGTCACCAGCGGTGCCACGCTGCTCGAGGCGGCCCGCGCGCTGCGGGCGGCGGACGCCGTCGTGGTCGGTGGGGTCTGTCTCGCGGCCACCCTCCGTCGACGGCCAAATGATCTTCGGTGA